From the Paenibacillus tianjinensis genome, the window TACATATTCATCATGAGCTCCTCCTACTTCCGTTCCAAAAGATGGCGGATTCCGGCGGCCACACCATGCTCTACATTACTTAGTGTGATGAAATCGGCGGTTTCCTTGAGCAGGGCAGCGGCATTCCCCATGGCAATTTTATAGCCGGCCTTCTCAAACATCGGGAGATCATTATAGCTGTCGCCCATCACAGCAACCTGTCCAGCCGGAATGCCGTAGTGGGCAGCCAGGAGGCTTACACCGTTACCTTTGTTGGCCTCCTTGTGGTTGATTTCAATATTGTTCTCATGCGAAGCAGTGATAATCAGGCCGGGAATCGCGGCAAACCGTGTAGATGCTTCTTTGAGCACTTCGGGGTTGAGCGAGAAGGCCAGAGCTTTATAGATATGGTTGTCTTCCTTGCTCCACACGTCCTCCATGCTCTCTACGTAAGTTACCGCAGCCTGCTGAAACTGCTTGGCGATCATCGCCTTCAGCAGCCAGCCTACTCCGTCGGGGATGTCTTCGTCCTTCAGCTCCGATAATTTTTCCAGGCGGACACGCTTGTCCAGCTCTACATATACATTGTCCTTGGTATACACTTCGTAATAAAGTTCGGTAATTTCATTCATCCAGCGCAATGCAGGAATAATATCCTCTTTGTCGAGCGGCCGGCTTGCCGCAATGGATCCGTCAGGCAGTGTCAGCACGGCTCCGTTCAGGCTGACCACAGGGCACTCCAGCTCGGCCAGCCGCAGCTGCCGCTCTGCATCCATGTAAGAGCGTCCGGTGGCAATCGCCACGATATGCCCCAGACTTTGCGCATGGAGGATAGCCTCGCGGTTCTCCGCGCTAATCCTTCCATCTTCATTTAGTAGTGTCCCGTCCATATCAAGTGCAATCAGCATAGCCGTGTTCTCCTTTTCCGTTCAAAAGTTATCCCCATCGTGGAGAGTGAAATGATTCTTTGTATTTTATCATTAATTTTGTGTAAATAAAAAATCCATTTTCAAGTAAGTGGAGGATTTTCAGAAAGGACTCCGGTCGTGTTACAATGTGAGGTAGACCAACAATCAGGCATCCTGAGCGCTTTTAAGCTTACACTGCCCATTGTGAATTGTTTTTAGGTAAGGGGGATAAAAAATGAAATCCAGAAATTTAGCTACAATATCGCTTGCCGTAATGGCCTGCGGTTTTCTGATTACGCTGTTTTTACCGGAAAATATAGCGACCGAGCTGCTCAGAGGCGGC encodes:
- a CDS encoding Cof-type HAD-IIB family hydrolase, yielding MLIALDMDGTLLNEDGRISAENREAILHAQSLGHIVAIATGRSYMDAERQLRLAELECPVVSLNGAVLTLPDGSIAASRPLDKEDIIPALRWMNEITELYYEVYTKDNVYVELDKRVRLEKLSELKDEDIPDGVGWLLKAMIAKQFQQAAVTYVESMEDVWSKEDNHIYKALAFSLNPEVLKEASTRFAAIPGLIITASHENNIEINHKEANKGNGVSLLAAHYGIPAGQVAVMGDSYNDLPMFEKAGYKIAMGNAAALLKETADFITLSNVEHGVAAGIRHLLERK